A single window of Providencia alcalifaciens DNA harbors:
- a CDS encoding nucleoside hydrolase yields the protein MTKKIILDCDPGHDDAIAMLLAYGNPDIDLLAVTTVAGNQTLEKVTRNARAIAEMANIRGIPFAAGSARPLVREVEVAPDIHGDSGLDGPELPTPTLALDERHGVNLIIDTIMSHPPKTITLVPTGALTNIALAARLEPRIVERVKEVVLMGGGYHVGNWSPVAEFNIKIDPEAAHIVFNEKWPLTMVGLDLTHQALATPEVVAKIAEIDTICSQFVVELLDFFGKMYKQAQGFDAPPVHDPCAVAYVIDPSVMTTQKVPVNIELTGTLTLGMTVADFRHPAPANCHTQVAVKLDSDKFWQMVIEALKNIG from the coding sequence ATGACGAAAAAGATTATTTTAGACTGTGACCCAGGGCATGACGATGCCATTGCTATGCTGTTGGCTTACGGTAATCCAGACATCGATTTACTCGCCGTCACCACGGTTGCAGGCAACCAAACTCTCGAAAAAGTCACCCGTAATGCTCGTGCGATTGCTGAAATGGCCAATATTCGCGGCATTCCTTTTGCTGCGGGTTCAGCGCGGCCATTAGTACGTGAAGTGGAAGTAGCGCCCGATATTCATGGGGATTCCGGGTTGGATGGCCCAGAGCTTCCAACGCCGACGTTAGCGTTGGATGAACGCCATGGGGTGAATCTGATCATCGATACCATCATGTCCCACCCGCCAAAAACCATCACTTTAGTGCCTACGGGGGCGCTGACCAATATCGCGTTAGCAGCAAGGTTAGAACCACGGATTGTCGAACGTGTAAAAGAAGTGGTATTGATGGGCGGCGGCTACCATGTGGGAAATTGGAGCCCGGTAGCGGAATTTAATATCAAGATTGACCCAGAAGCGGCGCACATTGTTTTCAATGAAAAGTGGCCGTTAACCATGGTCGGTTTGGATCTAACCCACCAAGCGCTGGCAACGCCAGAGGTAGTGGCGAAAATTGCCGAAATAGACACGATATGCTCGCAGTTTGTCGTCGAATTGCTGGATTTCTTCGGGAAAATGTATAAACAGGCTCAGGGCTTTGATGCGCCGCCAGTGCATGATCCTTGCGCAGTCGCTTATGTGATTGACCCGTCAGTGATGACCACCCAAAAAGTCCCTGTGAACATCGAATTAACGGGAACGTTAACTCTTGGCATGACGGTGGCTGATTTTCGTCATCCCGCTCCAGCCAATTGCCATACGCAGGTTGCTGTGAAACTAGATAGCGACAAGTTTTGGCAGATGGTTATCGAGGCACTGAAAAATATTGGTTAA
- a CDS encoding DUF6882 domain-containing protein, translated as MKSELEQMPYEALIERSMNSLQLKNQFHCDNWKLDEASWSVDQDEGTIIFHAPDDIMVTAPVQIIGTYDQNMGSWMWGWANSSIEEPLMQDAITVKAYGERQDNSLLTSRVSDIEENDAWQLAALACELNEQQGVYRGVAGSTLIFMTFGQVSLQKM; from the coding sequence ATGAAGAGTGAATTAGAACAGATGCCTTATGAGGCATTAATTGAACGCAGTATGAATTCCCTGCAATTGAAAAATCAGTTCCATTGCGATAATTGGAAACTGGATGAAGCCAGTTGGTCGGTAGACCAAGATGAAGGCACCATTATTTTTCATGCGCCGGACGATATAATGGTGACGGCACCTGTGCAAATTATTGGGACTTATGACCAAAATATGGGTAGCTGGATGTGGGGCTGGGCAAATAGCTCCATTGAAGAGCCATTAATGCAGGATGCGATCACGGTTAAAGCTTACGGTGAGCGCCAAGATAATAGTTTGCTGACTTCCCGTGTGAGCGATATCGAAGAGAATGATGCATGGCAACTCGCCGCATTGGCATGTGAGCTAAATGAGCAACAAGGTGTTTATCGCGGCGTTGCAGGCAGTACACTGATTTTTATGACATTCGGTCAAGTATCCCTCCAAAAAATGTAA
- the dusA gene encoding tRNA dihydrouridine(20/20a) synthase DusA has translation MQQNQTIEQNTPSTTGGYKNLNRFSVAPMLDWTDRHCRYFHRLLTKNTLLYTEMVTTGAIIYGKGDYLAYSEEEHPVSLQLGGSDPAALAQCAKLAQERGYDEINLNVGCPSDRVQNGRFGACLMADAQLVADCVKAMRDVVSIPVTVKTRIGIDEQDSYEFLCEFIDTVSTKGDCDMFIIHARKAWLSGLSPKENREIPPLDYPRVYQLKRDFPHLTMAINGGVKTLEEAKEHLKHLDGVMVGREAYQNPSILTAVDNQLFDETMPIVDSVAAVRSMYPYIEKELSNGAYLGHMTRHMLGIFQGIPGARQWRRHLSENAHKQGADLSVVEQALAFVTRGE, from the coding sequence ATGCAACAAAATCAAACGATAGAACAAAATACACCATCAACAACAGGTGGTTACAAAAATCTTAACCGCTTCTCGGTTGCGCCGATGCTCGATTGGACTGACCGTCATTGCCGTTATTTCCATCGCTTATTAACGAAAAATACGTTGCTGTACACCGAAATGGTGACGACCGGTGCGATTATTTATGGTAAAGGCGATTATCTTGCTTATAGCGAAGAAGAGCATCCCGTTTCCTTGCAATTGGGCGGTAGTGACCCTGCGGCTTTAGCGCAATGCGCAAAATTAGCGCAAGAACGTGGTTACGATGAAATCAACCTGAACGTCGGTTGCCCATCAGACCGCGTACAGAACGGGCGTTTTGGGGCATGTTTGATGGCGGATGCTCAGCTGGTCGCAGATTGTGTCAAAGCGATGCGTGATGTGGTGTCTATCCCTGTGACGGTGAAAACGCGAATTGGGATTGATGAGCAAGATAGCTACGAATTTTTATGTGAATTCATTGATACTGTCTCCACAAAAGGGGACTGCGACATGTTTATTATCCATGCTCGCAAAGCGTGGTTATCAGGATTAAGTCCAAAAGAAAACCGTGAAATCCCCCCGCTGGATTACCCTCGCGTATACCAATTAAAGCGTGATTTTCCGCATCTAACTATGGCTATCAATGGGGGCGTTAAAACTCTTGAAGAAGCTAAAGAGCATTTAAAACATTTAGATGGCGTGATGGTGGGTCGTGAAGCGTATCAAAATCCGTCAATTTTAACCGCGGTAGATAATCAATTGTTTGATGAAACAATGCCAATTGTCGATAGCGTGGCCGCTGTACGTAGTATGTATCCATACATCGAAAAAGAGCTGTCTAACGGGGCTTATTTAGGGCATATGACTCGCCATATGTTAGGGATTTTCCAAGGGATTCCGGGGGCTCGTCAATGGCGTCGCCACTTAAGCGAAAACGCTCATAAACAAGGTGCTGACTTATCTGTGGTCGAACAAGCGCTCGCGTTTGTCACTCGTGGCGAGTAA
- a CDS encoding quinone oxidoreductase: MAKRIEFSQHGGPEVLNFVDYSPNAPAENEIQIENRAIGINFIDTYVRSGLYPVANLPCGLGTEAAGVVVKTGSQVTGFKPGDRVVYAQGPLGAYSEVHNVPVNAVAHLPDGITFEQAAACSLKGMTVYYLLNQTYQVQKDEIFLFHAAAGGVGLIACQWAKALGAKMIGTVGSQEKAQRAKAAGAWEVINYQTENIAERVKEITHGEKVNVVYDSVGQATWLASLDSLKRRGLMVSFGNASGAVTGVNLGILNQKGSLYVTRPSLGGYVTNREELDQASKALFDMILSGKVNVDVPASQVFALKDAQKAHQTLEQRKTQGSSLLVP, translated from the coding sequence ATGGCAAAACGTATTGAATTTTCGCAACATGGTGGTCCTGAAGTTCTCAATTTTGTCGACTATTCCCCGAATGCGCCGGCTGAAAATGAAATCCAAATCGAAAACCGTGCAATTGGTATTAACTTTATTGATACCTATGTACGCAGTGGGCTGTATCCAGTTGCAAATTTGCCATGTGGACTTGGCACAGAAGCGGCGGGTGTGGTGGTTAAAACTGGCTCCCAAGTCACAGGTTTCAAACCAGGTGATCGCGTGGTTTACGCACAAGGCCCTCTCGGCGCATACAGTGAAGTTCATAATGTGCCCGTCAATGCCGTGGCACACTTACCCGACGGCATCACCTTCGAGCAAGCGGCAGCCTGTTCGCTTAAAGGAATGACGGTTTACTACCTGCTCAATCAAACCTATCAAGTTCAAAAAGATGAAATTTTCTTGTTCCACGCAGCAGCGGGCGGTGTTGGCCTCATTGCTTGCCAATGGGCAAAAGCGTTAGGCGCGAAAATGATTGGTACCGTTGGCTCGCAAGAAAAAGCGCAGCGTGCGAAAGCCGCAGGCGCGTGGGAAGTCATCAACTACCAAACTGAAAATATTGCTGAGCGAGTGAAAGAAATCACTCACGGCGAAAAAGTGAATGTCGTGTATGACTCCGTAGGTCAAGCGACGTGGCTAGCTTCTTTAGATTCACTGAAGCGTCGCGGCTTAATGGTGAGCTTTGGTAACGCTTCTGGTGCCGTAACTGGGGTTAACTTAGGGATCTTAAATCAAAAAGGCTCTCTGTATGTGACCCGCCCATCACTAGGTGGCTATGTTACTAACAGAGAAGAGTTAGACCAAGCCAGCAAAGCCCTGTTTGACATGATTTTAAGTGGCAAAGTGAATGTGGATGTACCGGCATCCCAAGTTTTTGCACTGAAAGATGCCCAAAAAGCGCACCAAACGTTGGAACAACGTAAGACTCAAGGTTCTAGCCTGCTAGTTCCTTAA
- the dnaB gene encoding replicative DNA helicase, translating to MAKKPSSDYKTNPPRDQQMEGLKLPPHSIEAEQSVLGGLMLDNERWDTVSERVTSADFFSRPHRTIFAQMQILLEQGKPIDLITLSESLEQQGELDSVGGFAYLAELSKNTPSAANINAYADIVRERAIVRDMISVANDIADAGYDPQGRSSEDLLDFAETKVFQIAESRANKDEGPKGIEAILSETVEKIEQLYQQPHDGVTGVSTGYQDLDKKTAGLQGSDLIIVAARPSMGKTTFAMNLCENAAMTEEKPVLIFSLEMPGNQIMMRMLASLSRVDQTRIRTGQLDDEDWARISSTMGILMEKRNMYIDDSSGLTPTEVRSRARRIYREHGGLSLIMIDYLQLMRVPALSDNRTLEIAEISRSLKALAKELNVPVVALSQLNRSLEQRADKRPVNSDLRESGSIEQDADLIMFIYRDEVYHENSDLKGIAEIILGKQRNGPIGSVRLTFNGQWSRFDNYAGPAYDDE from the coding sequence ATGGCTAAAAAACCCTCCTCAGATTACAAGACAAACCCACCGCGCGATCAGCAAATGGAAGGCTTAAAACTTCCTCCGCACTCTATCGAAGCGGAACAGTCTGTATTGGGGGGACTGATGTTAGACAACGAACGCTGGGACACAGTCTCTGAGCGTGTCACGTCAGCGGACTTTTTTAGTCGTCCTCACCGCACTATCTTTGCTCAAATGCAGATCCTGCTTGAGCAGGGCAAACCCATTGACTTGATCACTCTATCAGAATCTCTTGAACAACAAGGGGAACTGGACAGCGTTGGGGGCTTTGCTTACTTAGCTGAATTATCAAAAAATACCCCAAGTGCGGCGAACATCAACGCTTATGCGGACATCGTCCGTGAACGTGCCATTGTGCGCGATATGATTTCCGTTGCCAATGATATTGCTGATGCTGGGTATGACCCACAAGGCCGTAGCAGTGAAGATTTACTCGATTTCGCGGAAACTAAAGTTTTCCAAATTGCAGAATCTCGCGCGAATAAAGATGAAGGCCCGAAAGGGATTGAAGCGATTTTGTCGGAAACCGTTGAGAAAATCGAACAGCTTTATCAGCAGCCTCATGATGGTGTCACCGGGGTTTCCACGGGCTATCAAGATTTAGATAAGAAAACCGCAGGGTTACAAGGCTCAGATTTAATTATTGTTGCCGCACGTCCATCCATGGGTAAAACCACTTTCGCGATGAACTTGTGTGAAAATGCGGCGATGACAGAAGAGAAACCGGTACTTATCTTCAGTTTGGAGATGCCCGGCAACCAGATCATGATGCGTATGCTTGCGTCACTGTCTCGCGTAGACCAAACCCGTATTCGTACGGGGCAGCTTGATGATGAGGATTGGGCGCGAATTTCGAGCACCATGGGCATATTGATGGAAAAACGCAATATGTACATCGATGACTCATCGGGGTTAACACCAACAGAGGTTCGTTCCCGTGCACGCCGAATTTACCGCGAACACGGCGGGCTAAGCCTGATTATGATCGACTACCTTCAGTTAATGCGCGTGCCAGCGTTGTCCGATAACCGTACATTGGAAATCGCCGAAATTTCTCGTTCTCTCAAAGCGTTAGCGAAAGAATTAAACGTGCCAGTGGTGGCGCTTTCCCAGTTAAACCGTAGCTTGGAGCAACGAGCAGACAAACGTCCAGTCAACTCCGACTTACGTGAATCAGGCTCCATCGAGCAAGATGCTGACTTAATTATGTTTATCTACCGTGATGAGGTCTACCACGAAAACAGCGACCTCAAAGGGATCGCCGAAATTATTCTGGGTAAGCAGCGTAACGGCCCGATAGGTTCTGTGAGATTGACGTTTAATGGGCAGTGGTCGCGGTTTGATAATTATGCGGGGCCAGCCTACGATGACGAATAA
- the alr gene encoding alanine racemase has translation MKAATALINRRALRHNLQRVRELAPNSRLIAVVKANAYGHGLIGVGTEVQEFVDGFGVARLNEALLLRHQGVTKPIVLLEGFFEKSDLQLMVEYNIDTVIHCIEQLEMLENAQLAKKIKVWMKLDTGMHRLGVLPQHAESFYQRLQSCSNVDLPINIVSHFCQADAPELPTTKKQIECFQQFVSDKPGEKSIAASAGILLWPEAHYDWVRPGIMMYGASPQEGKSAASFGLLPVMTLKSSLIAVREHSAGQCVGYGETWCSERNTRLGVVAIGYGDGYPRNVPSGTPVLVNGRKVPIIGRISMDMTVVDLGPDATDKVGDDVILWGNALPVEEIAAQTGIINYELLTKLTSRVAMEYVDE, from the coding sequence ATGAAAGCGGCAACCGCATTAATAAACCGCCGCGCTCTGCGACACAACCTGCAACGCGTGAGAGAATTGGCACCGAATAGCCGTCTGATTGCAGTTGTTAAAGCAAACGCTTATGGTCATGGATTAATTGGAGTGGGCACAGAAGTTCAAGAGTTTGTGGACGGGTTTGGCGTTGCGCGTTTAAATGAAGCTTTGCTGCTTCGACATCAAGGTGTGACAAAACCGATTGTTTTATTAGAAGGCTTTTTCGAAAAATCCGATTTGCAGTTGATGGTGGAATACAACATCGATACAGTGATCCACTGCATTGAACAACTGGAAATGCTGGAAAATGCCCAGCTCGCCAAAAAAATCAAAGTGTGGATGAAACTCGATACTGGCATGCATCGCCTTGGCGTACTTCCTCAGCATGCGGAAAGTTTTTACCAACGTCTTCAAAGCTGTAGCAACGTGGATTTACCTATCAATATTGTTAGCCACTTCTGTCAGGCAGATGCGCCTGAACTCCCAACCACCAAAAAACAAATTGAATGCTTCCAACAGTTTGTGTCTGATAAACCGGGTGAAAAATCCATCGCGGCATCCGCAGGGATCCTCTTATGGCCAGAAGCTCATTATGACTGGGTTCGCCCCGGTATTATGATGTATGGAGCCTCACCGCAAGAAGGCAAAAGCGCTGCAAGCTTCGGTTTATTACCCGTCATGACCTTAAAGTCCAGCCTGATTGCGGTGAGAGAGCATTCGGCAGGGCAGTGTGTTGGCTACGGTGAAACATGGTGCAGTGAACGCAATACTCGTCTTGGGGTGGTAGCGATTGGTTATGGAGATGGTTATCCGCGTAACGTTCCATCAGGAACGCCGGTTTTAGTAAATGGACGAAAAGTGCCGATTATTGGTCGAATTTCTATGGATATGACTGTCGTGGATTTAGGGCCAGATGCCACCGATAAAGTGGGTGATGACGTCATTCTATGGGGAAATGCTCTGCCAGTGGAAGAAATTGCCGCACAAACAGGCATTATTAACTATGAGCTTTTGACGAAATTGACCTCTCGAGTTGCAATGGAATATGTAGACGAATAG
- a CDS encoding aromatic amino acid transaminase, with protein sequence MYQHVDAYPGDPILSLMDEFNKDTREGKINLSIGLYYDAEGKTPELETVGTAKAALRKLPASASLYLPMEGLKDYRTELQKLVFGEDCPLIAQERIATVQTIGGSGALKIGADFLHHYFPNSEVWCSNPTWENHASIFSGAGTKVHYYPYFDEKTKGVKFDEMLETFKKLPENSIILMHPCCHNPTGSDLTPAQWDEVTKVALEHKLIPFLDIAYQGFAEGIDEDAYAIRAMVKVGLPVFVSNSFSKIFGIYGERAGGLSVICKDKDERDRVLGQLKAGVRRLYSSPPSNGAKIVAAVLTDSQQKAKWLEEVEEMRLRILDMRTVLVDELKKALPNKNFDHLLKQRGMFSYTGFSQQQVDRLKDEFAVYLVGTGRVCMAGVNRHNVKRIVEAFTAVSQ encoded by the coding sequence GTGTACCAACATGTTGATGCTTATCCGGGCGACCCGATTTTATCGTTGATGGATGAATTTAATAAAGATACTCGTGAAGGCAAAATTAACCTGAGTATTGGTCTTTATTATGATGCAGAGGGGAAAACTCCTGAGCTGGAAACCGTCGGTACAGCGAAAGCTGCACTGAGAAAACTTCCAGCAAGTGCATCGCTTTATCTGCCAATGGAAGGTTTGAAAGATTACCGTACTGAATTACAAAAATTGGTGTTCGGTGAAGATTGCCCGCTAATTGCCCAAGAGCGTATTGCTACCGTACAAACCATCGGTGGTTCTGGCGCACTGAAAATCGGGGCTGATTTTTTACACCATTATTTTCCGAATTCAGAAGTCTGGTGCAGTAACCCAACATGGGAAAACCACGCTTCTATTTTCTCTGGTGCTGGCACAAAAGTGCATTACTACCCTTATTTCGATGAAAAAACCAAAGGGGTTAAATTTGATGAAATGCTGGAAACTTTCAAAAAGTTACCAGAAAACAGCATCATCTTAATGCACCCTTGCTGTCATAACCCAACAGGCTCAGATTTAACACCAGCTCAGTGGGATGAAGTGACGAAAGTGGCACTTGAACACAAATTGATCCCATTCTTAGATATCGCGTACCAAGGTTTTGCGGAAGGTATCGATGAAGATGCTTATGCGATCCGCGCGATGGTGAAAGTGGGCCTACCAGTATTTGTCAGCAATTCATTCTCGAAAATCTTTGGTATTTACGGTGAACGTGCGGGGGGGTTATCTGTTATCTGTAAAGATAAAGATGAGCGCGACCGCGTGCTGGGGCAATTGAAGGCGGGCGTTCGTCGTCTCTATTCAAGCCCACCGTCTAATGGTGCAAAAATTGTTGCGGCAGTACTGACTGATAGCCAACAAAAAGCCAAATGGCTGGAAGAAGTGGAAGAGATGCGTCTGCGTATTTTAGATATGCGTACCGTCTTAGTGGATGAGCTGAAAAAAGCGCTACCAAACAAAAACTTCGACCACCTGTTAAAACAGCGCGGTATGTTTAGCTACACTGGTTTTTCTCAACAACAAGTTGACCGTCTGAAAGATGAGTTTGCTGTTTATTTAGTTGGAACAGGTCGCGTATGTATGGCTGGTGTAAACCGTCATAATGTGAAGCGCATTGTGGAAGCATTCACTGCCGTTAGCCAGTAA
- the uvrA gene encoding excinuclease ABC subunit UvrA, with protein MENIEVRGARTHNLKNINLIIPRDKLIVITGLSGSGKSSLAFDTLYAEGQRRYVESLSAYARQFLSLMEKPDVDHIEGLSPAISIEQKSTSHNPRSTVGTITEIHDYLRLLFARVGEPRCPDHDIPLAAQTVSQMVDNVLAQPTDRRMMLLAPVVKERKGEHVKLLDNLASQGYIRARIDGEVCDLSDPPKLELQKKHTIEVVVDRFKVRDDIAQRLAESFETALELSGGTAVVADMDDPKAEELVFSANFACPVCGYSMMELEPRLFSFNNPAGACPSCDGLGVQQFFDPERVIQNPEISLAGGAIRGWDRRNFYYFQMLMSLGEHYKFDVEAPYDSLSPAIQKVILYGSGKETIEFKYRNDRGDITVRHHPFEGVLNNMERRYKETESTAVREELAKYISNRPCVTCSGTRLRKEARFVFVENTTLPEIADYSIGHAMEFFQNLKLSGQRAQIAEKILKEIGDRLKFLVNVGLNYLSLSRSAETLSGGEAQRIRLASQIGAGLVGVMYVLDEPSIGLHQRDNDRLLETLIHLRNLGNTVIVVEHDEDAIRAADHVIDIGPGAGVHGGQIVAQGTLEDIVANPESLTGKFLSGERKIDIPQTRVPFNKDKVLTVSGATGNNLKNVTLNIPVGLFTCITGVSGSGKSTLINDTLFPIAQRQLNGATVINPAPYTNVEGLEHFDKVIDIDQSPIGRTPRSNPATYTGIFTPIRELFAGVPESRTRGYNPGRFSFNVKGGRCEACQGDGVIKVEMHFLPDVYVPCDQCKGKRYNRETLEIKYKGKSIHEVLDMTIEESREFFDAVPALARKLQTLMDVGLSYIRLGQSATTLSGGEAQRVKLARELSKRGTGQTIYILDEPTTGLHFADIQQLLVVLHQLRDQGNTIVVIEHNLDVIKTADWIVDLGPEGGSGGGEILISGTPEQVAECEKSHTARFLKPILARGY; from the coding sequence ATGGAGAATATCGAAGTCCGCGGCGCACGCACGCATAACCTAAAAAATATCAATCTCATCATCCCCCGAGACAAGCTGATAGTTATTACAGGGCTATCTGGCTCAGGGAAATCTTCCCTCGCCTTTGATACCCTCTATGCAGAAGGCCAGCGCCGTTATGTTGAGTCACTATCCGCGTATGCTCGTCAATTCCTTTCTTTAATGGAAAAGCCGGATGTTGACCATATCGAAGGGCTATCGCCTGCTATCTCCATTGAACAGAAATCCACTTCCCATAACCCGCGTTCAACGGTCGGGACCATCACCGAAATCCATGATTATCTGCGTCTACTGTTTGCCCGTGTGGGTGAGCCTCGTTGCCCTGATCATGATATTCCGCTTGCTGCACAAACCGTCAGCCAGATGGTGGATAACGTCCTCGCGCAGCCGACAGATCGCCGTATGATGCTGCTGGCTCCAGTCGTGAAAGAGCGTAAAGGTGAACACGTTAAGTTACTCGATAACTTAGCGAGCCAAGGCTATATTCGCGCCCGTATTGATGGTGAAGTTTGTGATTTATCCGATCCACCAAAACTCGAATTACAGAAAAAACATACCATTGAAGTGGTGGTTGACCGTTTCAAAGTGCGTGATGATATCGCCCAGCGTCTTGCAGAATCCTTTGAAACTGCACTGGAGCTATCTGGTGGTACCGCTGTTGTCGCAGATATGGATGACCCAAAAGCCGAAGAATTAGTGTTCTCTGCTAACTTTGCATGCCCCGTTTGTGGCTATAGCATGATGGAGTTAGAGCCACGATTGTTCTCATTCAACAACCCAGCAGGGGCTTGCCCAAGCTGCGATGGCTTAGGGGTTCAGCAGTTTTTTGACCCTGAGCGCGTGATTCAAAACCCCGAAATTTCCCTTGCGGGCGGAGCAATCCGCGGATGGGATCGTCGTAATTTCTATTATTTTCAGATGTTAATGTCATTGGGCGAACACTATAAATTTGATGTTGAAGCCCCTTATGACTCACTCAGCCCTGCCATTCAAAAAGTGATTTTGTATGGTTCTGGCAAAGAAACTATTGAATTCAAGTACCGCAATGATCGCGGAGATATTACCGTACGCCACCACCCGTTCGAAGGTGTGCTTAACAATATGGAACGCCGTTATAAAGAAACGGAATCCACCGCGGTGCGCGAAGAGTTAGCAAAGTACATTAGCAACCGCCCTTGTGTGACTTGCTCCGGCACCCGTTTGCGTAAAGAAGCTCGCTTTGTGTTTGTGGAAAATACCACGCTGCCTGAAATTGCAGATTACAGCATCGGCCATGCGATGGAGTTTTTCCAAAACTTAAAACTCAGTGGGCAACGAGCTCAAATTGCTGAAAAAATTCTAAAAGAGATCGGCGACCGTCTGAAATTCTTAGTGAACGTGGGATTGAATTACTTAAGCCTTTCACGTTCCGCAGAAACATTATCCGGCGGTGAGGCCCAGCGTATCCGTCTAGCAAGCCAAATCGGTGCAGGTCTGGTTGGTGTGATGTACGTGCTGGATGAACCGTCTATCGGGCTCCACCAGCGTGATAATGACCGATTACTGGAAACCCTGATTCACCTACGTAACTTAGGGAACACCGTAATTGTGGTTGAGCATGATGAAGATGCCATCCGCGCTGCCGACCATGTGATTGATATTGGCCCAGGAGCCGGTGTTCACGGTGGGCAAATTGTGGCGCAAGGCACATTGGAAGATATTGTCGCTAACCCAGAATCGTTAACGGGTAAATTCTTAAGTGGCGAACGCAAGATTGATATCCCGCAAACGCGTGTTCCATTTAATAAAGATAAAGTGCTGACTGTCTCTGGCGCAACGGGCAACAACCTGAAGAATGTCACCCTGAATATTCCTGTTGGCTTATTTACGTGCATTACAGGGGTTTCTGGTTCCGGTAAATCCACGCTCATCAACGATACGCTATTTCCAATTGCTCAGCGCCAGTTAAATGGGGCTACAGTGATTAACCCTGCGCCGTATACCAATGTCGAAGGTTTAGAGCATTTCGATAAAGTGATCGATATCGACCAAAGCCCTATTGGACGTACACCACGTTCGAACCCAGCCACTTACACCGGCATATTTACACCAATTCGTGAGCTGTTCGCGGGTGTACCTGAATCACGAACTCGTGGCTATAACCCAGGGCGTTTCAGCTTTAATGTGAAAGGCGGTCGTTGTGAAGCCTGCCAAGGGGACGGGGTAATTAAAGTCGAAATGCACTTCCTGCCCGATGTCTATGTGCCGTGTGACCAATGTAAAGGCAAGCGCTATAACCGTGAAACCTTAGAGATCAAATACAAAGGCAAAAGCATTCATGAAGTGTTGGATATGACCATCGAAGAGTCTCGTGAATTCTTTGATGCCGTACCTGCGCTAGCGCGTAAGCTGCAAACGCTGATGGATGTGGGTCTCTCCTACATTCGCTTAGGCCAATCTGCGACAACCTTGTCAGGCGGTGAAGCCCAGCGCGTGAAGTTGGCTCGCGAGTTGTCTAAACGAGGAACGGGGCAAACCATCTATATATTGGATGAACCAACCACCGGATTGCACTTTGCCGATATCCAACAACTGCTTGTGGTCTTGCACCAGCTACGCGATCAAGGCAACACCATCGTCGTCATCGAGCATAACTTGGATGTGATCAAAACAGCAGACTGGATTGTCGATTTAGGTCCAGAAGGTGGTAGCGGTGGCGGTGAGATTTTAATTTCAGGTACCCCTGAGCAGGTGGCTGAATGTGAAAAATCCCATACAGCGCGTTTCTTGAAGCCTATCTTAGCTCGTGGCTACTGA